The Bos indicus x Bos taurus breed Angus x Brahman F1 hybrid chromosome 13, Bos_hybrid_MaternalHap_v2.0, whole genome shotgun sequence genome includes a region encoding these proteins:
- the PPP1R3D gene encoding protein phosphatase 1 regulatory subunit 3D, which yields MSGGPGSAVLPATVGFRKPAPRSLSCLSDLDGGAAREPRPCRPPGSPGSAPPPPPAPSGCDPHLRPIILRRARSLPSSPERRQKGAGAPGAACRPGCSRQHRVRFADALGLELAQVKVFNAGEDPSVPLHVLSRLAINSDLCCSSQDLEFTLQCLVPDFPPPVEAPDFGERLGRQLVCLERVTCSDLGISGTVRVRNVAFEKQVAVRYTFSDWRSAHEVAARWRGPAGSGGSEDVFAFGFPVPPFLLELGSRVHFALRYRVAGAEHWDNNDGRDYSLTCRNHALHMPRGECEESWIHFI from the coding sequence ATGTCCGGAGGCCCGGGCTCGGCGGTCCTCCCCGCCACCGTTGGGTTCCGGAAGCCCGCCCCGCGGAGCCTCAGCTGCCTCTCTGACCTGGACGGCGGCGCGGCCCGGGAGCCGCGGCCCTGCCGGCCCCCGGGGAGTCCGGGcagcgcgccgccgccgccgcctgcgCCGTCCGGCTGCGACCCCCACCTACGGCCCATCATCCTGCGGCGGGCGCGCTCGCTGCCCAGCTCGCCGGAGCGCCGCCAGAAGGGCGCGGGCGCTCCGGGCGCTGCGTGCCGACCCGGCTGCAGCCGGCAGCACCGCGTGCGCTTCGCTGACGCGCTGGGCCTGGAGCTGGCGCAGGTCAAGGTGTTTAATGCGGGCGAAGACCCGTCCGTGCCGCTGCACGTGCTGTCGCGACTCGCCATCAACTCGGACCTGTGCTGTAGCAGCCAGGACCTGGAGTTCACTCTGCAATGCCTGGTGCCCGACTTCCCGCCTCCCGTCGAGGCCCCGGACTTCGGCGAGCGCCTGGGGCGCCAGCTCGTGTGCCTGGAGCGCGTCACCTGCTCGGACCTGGGCATCAGCGGCACGGTGCGCGTGCGCAACGTGGCCTTCGAGAAGCAGGTGGCCGTGCGCTACACCTTCTCAGACTGGCGCAGCGCGCACGAAGTGGCGGCGCGGTGGCGCGGGCCGGCAGGCTCCGGGGGCTCCGAGGACGTCTTCGCCTTCGGCTTCCCGGTGCCGCCCTTCCTCCTGGAGCTCGGCTCCCGCGTGCACTTTGCGCTGCGCTACCGTGTTGCCGGAGCCGAGCACTGGGACAACAACGATGGCCGCGACTACAGTCTCACGTGCCGCAACCACGCACTGCACATGCCGCGCGGGGAGTGCGAGGAGAGCTGGATCCACTTTATCTGA
- the FAM217B gene encoding protein FAM217B — protein sequence MNAGPSRTKVQHPKNSRKRQSKPQVPHISSQLKSSLRGGVPQPTEDKLKESISPEGNPERSPLGPRYHGLSGNKLFLDFESMKIIKEDDEEEDSASDLSDSERIAIPPSPLTPPDLHLRAEEIDPVHFDLHPGQGPTWPEYCYPDFLPPPCNSWDLRDMAMLLHSERRTEAVPKTGGLLGKYINRLVQLEWLQIQTIQWEKGKVAKGRPPTGTSGALKSPGRSKLMPSALSRPHQEGPLKSGPSRKKDMLCKEVHPFCYTGEASPRPLDVLSSSRLCSQKQTLEVQTEKKKKKSNKSPRLQPWDLSCGDGGPKIESNGNLRAPRPPAMILDPTDGCRAARAPAHTGLKKKGNVSHCAHATISSEKKLKTNGGKQNTYKFKK from the coding sequence ATGAATGCAGGCCCATCTCGGACTAAAGTACAACATcccaagaattccagaaaaagacagAGTAAACCCCAAGTCCCCCACATTTCTTCCCAGCTGAAAAGCAGTCTCAGAGGAGGTGTCCCCCAACCAACTGAGGATAAGCTGAAGGAAAGCATTTCCCCAGAAGGAAACCCCGAAAGGAGCCCCCTCGGCCCCAGGTATCACGGGCTCTCAGGGAACAAGCTGTTTCTGGACTTTGAGTCCATGAAAATCATCAAAGAAGATGACGAGGAGGAGGACAGTGCCAGTGACCTCTCTGATTCAGAAAGGATTGCCATCCCCCCATCCCCCCTCACGCCTCCTGATCTTCACCTTCGAGCGGAAGAGATTGACCCGGTTCACTTCGATCTGCACCCAGGGCAGGGCCCCACCTGGCCTGAATACTGTTACCCCGACTTCCTCCCACCCCCGTGCAACTCCTGGGACCTGCGGGATATGGCCATGCTCCTGCACTCCGAGCGCAGGACAGAGGCTGTGCCCAAAACCGGGGGGCTCCTGGGCAAGTACATCAATAGGCTCGTCCAGCTCGAGTGGCTGCAAATCCAGACTATCCAGTGGGAGAAAGGCAAGGTGGCCAAAGGGAGGCCTCCCACTGGGACCTCGGGGGCCCTGAAGAGCCCTGGGAGAAGCAAGCTGATGCCCAGCGCTCTGTCCAGGCCTCACCAGGAAGGGCCTCTGAAGTCAGGCCCTTCACGAAAGAAAGACATGCTCTGCAAGGAAGTCCATCCATTCTGTTACACTGGTGAGGCTTCCCCCAGACCTCTTGATGTGCTGAGCAGTAGCCGATTATGTTCTCAGAAGCAAACCCTGGAGGTgcagacagagaagaagaaaaagaaatccaacaaGAGCCCCAGGCTGCAGCCCTGGGACTTATCCTGCGGGGACGGTGGCCCCAAGATCGAGAGCAATGGGAACCTCCGCGCACCCCGGCCGCCAGCCATGATCCTGGATCCCACAGACGGCTGCAGGGCTGCCCGGGCACCAGCACACACAGGTCTTAAGAAGAAGGGAAACGTGAGTCACTGTGCTCATGCCACAATATCCAGTGAGAAAAAGCTCAAAACGAATGGAGGAAAGCAAAATACGtacaaatttaagaaataa